One region of Quercus lobata isolate SW786 chromosome 2, ValleyOak3.0 Primary Assembly, whole genome shotgun sequence genomic DNA includes:
- the LOC115972715 gene encoding uncharacterized protein LOC115972715 yields the protein MDDAKRRAMIKSLAVEQKKTGEIVVPSVPGSSGKRKQPPKSDRPLKQPKVSMEPVVGLMAEGPKAVTQVKQGAGKGLMHAPPVSGEKPPPLLREDSKFALEKLTSILSAEDYEDLGNHSTEVMGETGLFAVGQSLVMMKGLMDRCLNREAALERVRSKLGQTEEELSQLHKWKATMEQKFELSEKTREELEQRTEEAGKALKVKADEVKDLKKKLRHARDDAVSEYRNSESLLKELAGSFLQGFDDSLRQVKKAYPDLDLSMITLTDQGQTSALPVASENTEDLFGEEAAQGDGESAMPNEVAVVDPNKAE from the exons atggacgacgccaagagaagggcaatgataaaatctctagccgtcgagcaaaagaagacgggtgagATCGTTGTTCCCAGTGTGCCGGGGTCATCGGGTAAGAGGAAGCAGCCACCAAAGTCCGACCGTCCACTCAAGCAGCCAAAGGTGTCAATGGAGCCCGTGgtgggcttgatggctgagggcCCTAAGGCCGTCACCCAAGTTAAACAAGGGGCCGGTAAGGGCCTAATGCATGCTCCACCCGTCAGCGGGGAGAAGCCCCCTCCCCTTCTCCGTGAGGACTCGAAGTTCGCTTTGGAGAAGCTTACGTCCATACTTTCTGCAGAGGATTATGAGGATCTTGGGAATCATTCGACGGAGGTGATGGGGGAGACGGGGTTATTTGCCGTCGGACAG tccttggttatgatgaagggcttgatggaccgctgcctcaaccgtgaagcggctctgGAACGGGTACGGTCAAAGCTTGGGCAGACGGAAGAGGAGCTTAGCCAGCTGCACAAGTGGAAGGCCACGATGGAGCAGAAGTTCGAACTCTCTGAGAAGACGAGAGAAGAACTTGAACAGAGGACGGAGGAGgctgggaaggccttgaaggTTAAAGCAGACGAGGTGAAGGATCTGAAGAAAAAACTCCGTCATGCAAGGGATGACGCCGTCAGCGAATATCGCAACTCCGAGTCTTTGCTGAAGGAGCTGGCaggatcgttccttcaaggcttcgaCGATTCGCTCCGTCAGGTGAAGAAGGCCTACCCAGATCTGGACTTGTCCATGATAACACTAACTGATCAAGGTCAGACGTCTGCTCTACCCGTCGCCTCCGAAAATACAGAGGATCTCTTTGGAGAAGAGGCAGCTCAGGGTGACGGAGAGTCCGCTATGCCGAATGAGGTCGCTGTTGTCGACCCCAATAAAGCAGAGTAA